The following are encoded together in the Corticium candelabrum chromosome 1, ooCorCand1.1, whole genome shotgun sequence genome:
- the LOC134179118 gene encoding uncharacterized protein LOC134179118: protein MYKTFIQALFHSDICRPTSKNMFFCSAWNAKKDKTKYRAELEESPGSRRRLVKSGEKSVDDDSDLSDTDEAYSSAAEVDSPTVKSDVTKSSGVRRLTPRTGGGGLVTEVLLDFEPLPNREGRELAVKKGDVVRVLFRSGQWLYVTMGLGKEGYVPAGYCRAFAPPELQAAGSDDCKQNEQQGQTARVAGSGASDSKFERGKCVVALYNFVAQEQHDLDMLKGDCLTVTHSGDGEWVWVKNGDGRKGCVPATYIAVKDSVKPTRKLSTSSDDRRDSELLLDILSTIQKRHRNPTAPTTRSKSSDASKSHSTARSQQSYENVGIPGRASVRAHSALDLREMGTRMATAGVPVNRQRQRQNPQLRRFAPKLQRPDLAPIKEAELHSNRLRGDRQEVRIPSPSCDHTSSQEAEILDESRRPKEKSDARQRRKTVGGSSYMKYPNRSTSFQHGTAGRYGRQLQEKILSSQSLRPADFSFDNIAQLLQEQATGRPCVLADKLQALTSSMISTTSGGSSGGSTSPPVSSPARRLDINRLQLEARLRLSHSRLGIHSSFTSIPMISTSPHQPRRPLPPPLSPEQSWAYSNV, encoded by the exons ATGTACAAGACGTTCATTCAAGCGTTGTTTCACAG CGACATCTGCAGACCGACGTCGAAAAACATGTTCTTTTGCTCAGCATGGAACGCGAAGAAGGACAAAACCAAGTACCGTGCAG AACTCGAAGAATCGCCCGGATCGCGGCGGCGTCTTGTTAAGAGCGGCGAGAAAAGCGTCGATGACGACTCTGACCTTTCTGACACGGATGAGGCTTACTCGAGTGCGGCGGAGGTGGACAGTCCGACTGTCAAGTCTGATGTCACAAAGTCTTCCGGCGTTAGGCGGCTTACACCGCGAACGGGGGGCGGAGGTCTCGTTACGGAGGTGTTGCTCGATTTCGAACCGCTTCCTAATCGCGAAGGACGGGAATTGGCCGTCAAGAAAGGAGACGTCGTGCGAGTTTTGTTCCGATCCGGACAGTGGCTATACGTTACTATGGGTCTGGGTAAAGAGGGATACGTTCCTGCCGGCTATTGTCGTGCTTTCGCACCACCCGAACTGCAAGCGGCTGGAAGTGATGATTGTAAACAAAACGAGCAGCAGGGACAGACCGCCCGTGTCGCCGGATCTGGTGCTAGCGATTCGAAATTTGAGAGGGGCAAGTGCGTCGTCGCTCTGTATAATTTTGTCGCTCAGGAACAGCACGATCTCGACATGCTGAAGGGAGATTGCCTAACTGTGACACACTCTGGTGACGGAGAATGGGTGTGGGTGAAGAACGGTGACGGTAGAAAGGGTTGTGTTCCTGCAACGTACATCGCCGTGAAAG ATTCCGTCAAGCCGACGCGGAAGTTGTCGACTTCGTCAGATGACAGGCGAGATAGCGAGTTGCTTCTTGACATTTTGTCGACTATACAGAAACGGCACCGAAATCCAACCGCCCCGACGACACGTTCGAAATCGAGTGACGCCTCCAAGTCGCATTCGACCGCCAGAAGTCAGCAATCATATGAAAACGTCGGCATTCCAGGACGAGCGTCTGTTCGAGCCCACTCCGCCTTGGATCTGAGAGAAATGGGCACTCGTATGGCAACTGCTGGAGTACCTGTCaatcgtcagcgtcaacgaCAGAACCCACAACTTCGTCGCTTTGCTCCGAAATTGCAGCGACCAGATTTGGCGCCTATCAAGGAGGCGGAGCTTCACAGCAATAGACTCAGAGGAGACAGACAGGAGGTGAGGATACCTTCCCCCAGCTGTGATCACACTTCCAGCCAGGAGGCTGAAATATTGGATGAAAGTAGAAGGCCTAAAGAGAAATCTGATGCTagacaaagaagaaagacTGTTGGTGGCTCGAGCTACATGAAATATCCCAACAGATCAACATCCTTTCAACACGGTACTGCTGGTAGGTATGGAAGACAGTTACAGGAGAAGATTCTCAGTAGTCAGTCTCTCAGGCCTGCCGACTTCTCGTTTGACAACATTGCACAGTTGCTTCAAGAACAGGCTACTGGCCGCCCATGTGTCCTCGCTGACAAGTTACAAGCACTAACCAGCTCTATGATAAGCACAACCAGTGGTGGATCTTCTGGTGGCAGTACCAGCCCACCCGTGTCTTCTCCTGCTAGGAGATTAGACATTAACAGATTGCAACTAGAGGCTCGACTTCGGTTATCTCACAGCAGACTTGGTATCCACTCCAGCTTTACTTCTATTCCCATGATATCAACAAGCCCTCATCAGCCAAGGAGGCCCTTGCCACCTCCTCTCTCCCCTGAACAGTCATGGGCATATTCTAATGTTTGA